From Tubulanus polymorphus chromosome 9, tnTubPoly1.2, whole genome shotgun sequence, a single genomic window includes:
- the LOC141911197 gene encoding uncharacterized protein LOC141911197 isoform X1, whose product MYREAVKSGKEIPWKCIRTKCTLPAIPQAESTRLSLGTGAAQRASLRLSTDDTFPPIREPSILEPMDFDESSIRDPVPREVEEPMDFDESSIRDPVPREVEDEDEITYTKVSSSSQRGQDKLFDSLGFSYTKKRATNSTVHWRCSVRNKLINCKASSIQNATEYSRLSEHNHPPGASVAVAARISTEVKKRVKENVFRSAAAIVEEVMHEQITDENMAIKSVPAPDNLARQGNRARQGQRLDHPNDLHFHLETEFIAEGFFRKDISVDYRRHVIFATDKQVDILKASKRWYMDATFKVVFGIVESALWRALHSVLPDCSIHGCSFHWEQAVWRKVQELGLQTAYTSDAGTRRYIRKLLSLP is encoded by the exons ATGTACCGGGAAGCAGTGAAAAGTGGCAAGGAAATTCCGTGGAAGTGCATTCGCACGAAGTGCACTTTACCAGCGATACCCCAGGCAGAAAGTACACGGTTATCGTTGGGGACTGGAGCCGCACAGAGGGCGAGCCTTCGCTTGTCAACTGATGATACCTTTCCACCAATCCGAGAACCATCGATATTAGAACCGATGGATTTCGATGAATCTTCGATCAGGGATCCTGTACCAAGAGAGGTCGAAGAGCCAATGGATTTTGATGAATCTTCGATCAGAGACCCTGTACCCAGAGAGGTCGAAGACGAGGATGAAATTACATACACAAAG GTATCATCTTCTTCGCAGAGAGGACAAGACAAATTGTTCGATTCACTGGGCTTCTCGTACACAAAAAAACGTGCAACTAATTCAACAGTTCATTGGAGGTGCTCTGTTAGAAATAAACTCATAAATTGCAAAGCATCTTCGATACAGAATGCCACGGAATACTCGAGACTTTCGGAGCACAATCATCCTCCAG GTGCCAGTGTCGCAGTAGCTGCTAGAATTAGCACAGAAGTGAAAAAACGGGTGAAAGAAAATGTCTTTCGCTCAGCTGCGGCAATCGTAGAGGAGGTGATGCATGAACAAATCACCGACGAAAACATGGCAATTAAATCTGTTCCAGCTCCTGACAATTTGGCGAGACAGGGCAACAGAGCGCGACAAGGCCAGCGACTCGATCACCCGAATGACTTACATTTTCATTTGGAAACTGAATTCATTGCCGAAGGGTTTTTCAGAAAAGATATTTCGGTCG attataGGAGACATGTCATATTCGCAACAGATAAGCAGGTCGATATCCTGAAGGCCAGCAAACGTTGGTACATGGACGCAACATTCAAAGTCGTCTTTGGAATCGTCGAATCGGCTTTGTGGCGAGCATTGCATTCAGTCTTACCGGATTGTAGCATTCACGGATGCAGTTTTCATTGGGAGCAGGCTGTATGGCGCAAGGTACAG GAATTAGGGCTGCAGACTGCCTATACGAGCGACGCGGGAACGCGGAGATACATCAGGAAATTGCTTTCACTGCCATAG
- the LOC141911197 gene encoding uncharacterized protein LOC141911197 isoform X2, which yields MYREAVKSGKEIPWKCIRTKCTLPAIPQAESTRLSLGTGAAQRASLRLSTDDTFPPIREPSILEPMDFDESSIRDPVPREVEEPMDFDESSIRDPVPREVEDEDEITYTKVSSSSQRGQDKLFDSLGFSYTKKRATNSTVHWRCSVRNKLINCKASSIQNATEYSRLSEHNHPPGASVAVAARISTEVKKRVKENVFRSAAAIVEEVMHEQITDENMAIKSVPAPDNLARQGNRARQGQRLDHPNDLHFHLETEFIAEGFFRKDISVDYRRHVIFATDKQVDILKASKRWYMDATFKVVFGIVESALWRALHSVLPDCSIHGCSFHWEQAVWRKELGLQTAYTSDAGTRRYIRKLLSLP from the exons ATGTACCGGGAAGCAGTGAAAAGTGGCAAGGAAATTCCGTGGAAGTGCATTCGCACGAAGTGCACTTTACCAGCGATACCCCAGGCAGAAAGTACACGGTTATCGTTGGGGACTGGAGCCGCACAGAGGGCGAGCCTTCGCTTGTCAACTGATGATACCTTTCCACCAATCCGAGAACCATCGATATTAGAACCGATGGATTTCGATGAATCTTCGATCAGGGATCCTGTACCAAGAGAGGTCGAAGAGCCAATGGATTTTGATGAATCTTCGATCAGAGACCCTGTACCCAGAGAGGTCGAAGACGAGGATGAAATTACATACACAAAG GTATCATCTTCTTCGCAGAGAGGACAAGACAAATTGTTCGATTCACTGGGCTTCTCGTACACAAAAAAACGTGCAACTAATTCAACAGTTCATTGGAGGTGCTCTGTTAGAAATAAACTCATAAATTGCAAAGCATCTTCGATACAGAATGCCACGGAATACTCGAGACTTTCGGAGCACAATCATCCTCCAG GTGCCAGTGTCGCAGTAGCTGCTAGAATTAGCACAGAAGTGAAAAAACGGGTGAAAGAAAATGTCTTTCGCTCAGCTGCGGCAATCGTAGAGGAGGTGATGCATGAACAAATCACCGACGAAAACATGGCAATTAAATCTGTTCCAGCTCCTGACAATTTGGCGAGACAGGGCAACAGAGCGCGACAAGGCCAGCGACTCGATCACCCGAATGACTTACATTTTCATTTGGAAACTGAATTCATTGCCGAAGGGTTTTTCAGAAAAGATATTTCGGTCG attataGGAGACATGTCATATTCGCAACAGATAAGCAGGTCGATATCCTGAAGGCCAGCAAACGTTGGTACATGGACGCAACATTCAAAGTCGTCTTTGGAATCGTCGAATCGGCTTTGTGGCGAGCATTGCATTCAGTCTTACCGGATTGTAGCATTCACGGATGCAGTTTTCATTGGGAGCAGGCTGTATGGCGCAAG GAATTAGGGCTGCAGACTGCCTATACGAGCGACGCGGGAACGCGGAGATACATCAGGAAATTGCTTTCACTGCCATAG
- the LOC141911122 gene encoding transmembrane protein 126-like — protein sequence MMNSRKEIRRLSKDELPPGAQMLSREEALNMLWKRINNHPKRMEVWPFTYGLGLLSAASIVPGIIYTNKVRNTFKLRGFGTLITYGPCVVVPAMFVVLGQTIAVTNKLVLGEFTCTSCAQVRSAVTQLSVGWAWPGMLTPMLCFMVARKYNPTALPALKNFGDLGRFLWKIYRPSKGILGFSFVLQTLAAAFVIDQQLTANVKLNEEDRTLVKVR from the exons ATGATGAATAGCAGAAAAGAAATTCGCCGTCTGTCGAAAGATGAACTTCCACCAGGAGCGCAGATGTTATCTCGTGAAGAAGCGTTAAACATGCTGTGGAAGAGAATTAACAATCACCCCAAGCGGATGGAAGT GTGGCCTTTCACATATGGTTTAGGATTGTTGAGCGCTGCGTCGATCGTACCCGGAATCATCTACACGAACAAAGTACGCAACACGTTTAAACTACGTGGTTTTGGAACTTTGATCACGTACGGGCCGTGCGTCGTAGTACCAGCCATGTTCGTCGTTCTTGGCCAGACGATCGCTGTCACGAATAAACTCGTTCTGGGAGAATTCACCTGCACGTCATGCGCACAGGTTCGTAGTGCTGTAACACAGTTGAGCGTCGGATGGGCGTGGCCGGGAATGCTCACGCCGATGCTGTGTTTCATGGTTGCACGGAAGTACAACCCGACGGCGCTCCCCGCGCTGAAAAATTTCGGCGATCTAGGTCGATTTTTGTGGAAGATTTACCGACCATCGAAAGGTATCTTGGGATTTAGTTTCGTTTTGCAGACACTCGCTGCGGCATTTGTCATCGATCAGCAACTTACGGCGAACGTTAAATTGAACGAGGAAGATAGAACGCTAGTGAAAGTTCGATAA